One Denticeps clupeoides chromosome 3, fDenClu1.1, whole genome shotgun sequence DNA window includes the following coding sequences:
- the pja2 gene encoding E3 ubiquitin-protein ligase Praja-2 isoform X5: protein MCVTKGGGSAVRSSESGRRSWVRKQASLLGPNQLADIKPSQEGARNGNISSMLQAIFPVSPNSVHPELPSPDNKEAPSRKQPPVRINMDSSGSHKKKPKSKDPAAVDSAGDLSAEACGWFALEEEARGPPNPGVLSFVNIDSYEPESSEGEDELEMSIGLQNQGSDSLSERLHSFVWTTSQGAECTYLERQSERNDTQTAEAAEFCLTKCANGKTDCTSGGDIRPDEFEAHTARSSGPDVLRGAESTSTTSSSGNPGAEMVVRSKIRKQTNETRREKRRSRQADVAAGRAGSKGESDSAASLFLTQERLSTFLSSDLPHLCGGEELQENNGGSSTAQPRERDDLWQGLDDFTAKCGVARQDEDSSECSEGEWSSLWMSDSGADKERRSSEESWETLPDLGELPSNRASSPEDPGQLRLTPGCVFLLREQTPLEEGEVPWVMYSEEAASSSDEDLDSMSHFVHPGLFILDSNNNVEDDSSVSEDLDTEWRLLDDFGEYFGMAQAISYVDPELLTYMALEERLAQAMEAALAHLESLSIDVEQAHPPASEQIIECLPQITVQEDQSGQEQCCAICCCEYVSDEIATQLPCHHMFHKLCVTLWLRKSGTCPVCRFVLTPALTEPPVHTSLISEQDSPPSSHNATGAR from the exons CACGGAACGGAAACATCTCCTCCATGCTGCAGGCCATCTTCCCTGTCTCTCCAAACTCTGTACATCCAGAGCTGCCATCACCGGACAATAAGGAAGCCCCCAGCAGAAAACAGCCTCCAGTTAGGATCAACATGGACTCCTCAGGCagccacaaaaaaaagccaaagaGCAAGGACCCGGCTGCAGTAGACTCCGCAGGGGACTTAAGTGCAGAGGCCTGTGGTTGGTTCGCATTGGAAGAGGAGGCAAGAGGTCCACCCAACCCGGGTGTGCTGAGTTTCGTCAATATTGACTCCTATGAGCCGGAGAGCAGCGAAGGAGAGGACGAGCTGGAAATGTCCATTGGGCTGCAGAACCAAGGGTCTGACTCCCTCTCTGAGCGCTTGCATTCATTTGTCTGGACTACATCGCAGGGGGCAGAATGCACTTACCTGGAGAGGCAGTCTGAAAGAAACGACACACAGACCGCTGAAGCAGCAGAATTTTGCCTGACAAAATGTGCTAATGGAAAAACTGACTGCACATCTGGTGGAGACATCAGGCCAGATGAATTTGAGGCGCATACAGCCAGATCCTCAGGCCCGGACGTCCTTAGAGGTGCAGAGAGCACGTCCACCACATCCAGCTCAGGGAATCCTGGAGCAGAGATGGTGGTGAGGTCCAAAATCCGCAAGCAGACGAACGAAACGCGGCGCGAGAAGAGACGCTCGCGCCAGGCAGATGTCGCTGCTGGCAGAGCGGGCAGCAAAGGGGAGAGTGATTCTGCCGCGTCACTCTTCCTGACACAGGAAAGGCTGAGTACGTTCCTGTCTTCTGACCTCCCGCACTTATGCGGCGGGGAAGAGCTTCAGGAAAACAATGGGGGGAGCAGCACAGCGcagccgagagagagagatgacctCTGGCAGGGCCTGGATGACTTCACCGCAAAGTGTGGTGTAGCCAGGCAGGACGAAGACAG CTCGGAGTGCAGCGAGGGTGAATGGTCGTCCTTATGGATGTCCGACTCTGGAGCAGACAAGGAGCGGCGTTCCAGCGAGGAGAGCTGGGAGACTCTGCCAGACCTGGGGGAGCTGCCGAGTAACCGCGCTAGCAGTCCTGAGGACCCTGGGCAGCTGCGCCTCACCCCAGG CTGTGTTTTTCTGCTTAGGGAGCAAACTCCCCTGGAAGAGGGCGAGGTCCCTTGGGTGATGTACAGTGAGGAGGCAGCCAGCAGCAGCGATGAGGACCTGGACAGCATGAGTCACTTTGTACACCCTGGTCTCTTCATCCTGGACAGTAATAACAATGTGGAAGACGACTCCAGCGTCAGCGAAGACCTGGACACGGAGTGGAG GCTGTTGGATGACTTTGGTGAATATTTTGGGATGGCCCAGGCCATCTCTTATGTGGACCCTGAGCTGCTCACGTACATGGCTCTGGAGGAAAGGCTTGCACAAGCCATGGAG GCAGCACTTGCCCACCTGGAGTCCCTGTCCATAGATGTGGAGCAGGCCCACCCCCCAGCTTCTGAACAAATCATTGAGTGCCTGCCCCAAATAACTGTTCAGGAGGACCAGAGCG gacaGGAGCAGTGCTGTGCCATCTGCTGCTGTGAGTACGTGAGTGATGAGATTGCAACACAGCTGCCGTGCCACCACATGTTCCACAAGCTCTGCGTGACACTCTGGCTCAGAAAG TCTGGGACATGTCCAGTGTGCCGCTTCGTACTGACCCCTGCCCTGACTGAACCCCCTGTCCACACGTCCCTGATTTCAGAGCAGGACAGCCCACCATCTAGTCACAATGCTACTGGAGCGCGATGA
- the pja2 gene encoding E3 ubiquitin-protein ligase Praja-2 isoform X1, giving the protein MGQEAGKSAWTKPAGGYQTITGRRYGRRHAYVSFRPNTSKHRNPSNEDWQELRMNSVSAEPPISAYEPEDHKVTARNGNISSMLQAIFPVSPNSVHPELPSPDNKEAPSRKQPPVRINMDSSGSHKKKPKSKDPAAVDSAGDLSAEACGWFALEEEARGPPNPGVLSFVNIDSYEPESSEGEDELEMSIGLQNQGSDSLSERLHSFVWTTSQGAECTYLERQSERNDTQTAEAAEFCLTKCANGKTDCTSGGDIRPDEFEAHTARSSGPDVLRGAESTSTTSSSGNPGAEMVVRSKIRKQTNETRREKRRSRQADVAAGRAGSKGESDSAASLFLTQERLSTFLSSDLPHLCGGEELQENNGGSSTAQPRERDDLWQGLDDFTAKCGVARQDEDSSECSEGEWSSLWMSDSGADKERRSSEESWETLPDLGELPSNRASSPEDPGQLRLTPGCVFLLREQTPLEEGEVPWVMYSEEAASSSDEDLDSMSHFVHPGLFILDSNNNVEDDSSVSEDLDTEWRLLDDFGEYFGMAQAISYVDPELLTYMALEERLAQAMEAALAHLESLSIDVEQAHPPASEQIIECLPQITVQEDQSGQEQCCAICCCEYVSDEIATQLPCHHMFHKLCVTLWLRKSGTCPVCRFVLTPALTEPPVHTSLISEQDSPPSSHNATGAR; this is encoded by the exons ctgcatatgaaccagaagatcacaaagtcacag CACGGAACGGAAACATCTCCTCCATGCTGCAGGCCATCTTCCCTGTCTCTCCAAACTCTGTACATCCAGAGCTGCCATCACCGGACAATAAGGAAGCCCCCAGCAGAAAACAGCCTCCAGTTAGGATCAACATGGACTCCTCAGGCagccacaaaaaaaagccaaagaGCAAGGACCCGGCTGCAGTAGACTCCGCAGGGGACTTAAGTGCAGAGGCCTGTGGTTGGTTCGCATTGGAAGAGGAGGCAAGAGGTCCACCCAACCCGGGTGTGCTGAGTTTCGTCAATATTGACTCCTATGAGCCGGAGAGCAGCGAAGGAGAGGACGAGCTGGAAATGTCCATTGGGCTGCAGAACCAAGGGTCTGACTCCCTCTCTGAGCGCTTGCATTCATTTGTCTGGACTACATCGCAGGGGGCAGAATGCACTTACCTGGAGAGGCAGTCTGAAAGAAACGACACACAGACCGCTGAAGCAGCAGAATTTTGCCTGACAAAATGTGCTAATGGAAAAACTGACTGCACATCTGGTGGAGACATCAGGCCAGATGAATTTGAGGCGCATACAGCCAGATCCTCAGGCCCGGACGTCCTTAGAGGTGCAGAGAGCACGTCCACCACATCCAGCTCAGGGAATCCTGGAGCAGAGATGGTGGTGAGGTCCAAAATCCGCAAGCAGACGAACGAAACGCGGCGCGAGAAGAGACGCTCGCGCCAGGCAGATGTCGCTGCTGGCAGAGCGGGCAGCAAAGGGGAGAGTGATTCTGCCGCGTCACTCTTCCTGACACAGGAAAGGCTGAGTACGTTCCTGTCTTCTGACCTCCCGCACTTATGCGGCGGGGAAGAGCTTCAGGAAAACAATGGGGGGAGCAGCACAGCGcagccgagagagagagatgacctCTGGCAGGGCCTGGATGACTTCACCGCAAAGTGTGGTGTAGCCAGGCAGGACGAAGACAG CTCGGAGTGCAGCGAGGGTGAATGGTCGTCCTTATGGATGTCCGACTCTGGAGCAGACAAGGAGCGGCGTTCCAGCGAGGAGAGCTGGGAGACTCTGCCAGACCTGGGGGAGCTGCCGAGTAACCGCGCTAGCAGTCCTGAGGACCCTGGGCAGCTGCGCCTCACCCCAGG CTGTGTTTTTCTGCTTAGGGAGCAAACTCCCCTGGAAGAGGGCGAGGTCCCTTGGGTGATGTACAGTGAGGAGGCAGCCAGCAGCAGCGATGAGGACCTGGACAGCATGAGTCACTTTGTACACCCTGGTCTCTTCATCCTGGACAGTAATAACAATGTGGAAGACGACTCCAGCGTCAGCGAAGACCTGGACACGGAGTGGAG GCTGTTGGATGACTTTGGTGAATATTTTGGGATGGCCCAGGCCATCTCTTATGTGGACCCTGAGCTGCTCACGTACATGGCTCTGGAGGAAAGGCTTGCACAAGCCATGGAG GCAGCACTTGCCCACCTGGAGTCCCTGTCCATAGATGTGGAGCAGGCCCACCCCCCAGCTTCTGAACAAATCATTGAGTGCCTGCCCCAAATAACTGTTCAGGAGGACCAGAGCG gacaGGAGCAGTGCTGTGCCATCTGCTGCTGTGAGTACGTGAGTGATGAGATTGCAACACAGCTGCCGTGCCACCACATGTTCCACAAGCTCTGCGTGACACTCTGGCTCAGAAAG TCTGGGACATGTCCAGTGTGCCGCTTCGTACTGACCCCTGCCCTGACTGAACCCCCTGTCCACACGTCCCTGATTTCAGAGCAGGACAGCCCACCATCTAGTCACAATGCTACTGGAGCGCGATGA
- the pja2 gene encoding E3 ubiquitin-protein ligase Praja-2 isoform X2: MGQEAGKSAWTKPAGGYQTITGRRYGRRHAYVSFRPNTSKHRNPSNEDWQELRMNSVSAEPPISAYEPEDHKVTARNGNISSMLQAIFPVSPNSVHPELPSPDNKEAPSRKQPPVRINMDSSGSHKKKPKSKDPAAVDSAGDLSAEACGWFALEEEARGPPNPGVLSFVNIDSYEPESSEGEDELEMSIGLQNQGSDSLSERLHSFVWTTSQGAECTYLERQSERNDTQTAEAAEFCLTKCANGKTDCTSGGDIRPDEFEAHTARSSGPDVLRGAESTSTTSSSGNPGAEMVVRSKIRKQTNETRREKRRSRQADVAAGRAGSKGESDSAASLFLTQERLSTFLSSDLPHLCGGEELQENNGGSSTAQPRERDDLWQGLDDFTAKCGVARQDEDSSECSEGEWSSLWMSDSGADKERRSSEESWETLPDLGELPSNRASSPEDPGQLRLTPGEQTPLEEGEVPWVMYSEEAASSSDEDLDSMSHFVHPGLFILDSNNNVEDDSSVSEDLDTEWRLLDDFGEYFGMAQAISYVDPELLTYMALEERLAQAMEAALAHLESLSIDVEQAHPPASEQIIECLPQITVQEDQSGQEQCCAICCCEYVSDEIATQLPCHHMFHKLCVTLWLRKSGTCPVCRFVLTPALTEPPVHTSLISEQDSPPSSHNATGAR; this comes from the exons ctgcatatgaaccagaagatcacaaagtcacag CACGGAACGGAAACATCTCCTCCATGCTGCAGGCCATCTTCCCTGTCTCTCCAAACTCTGTACATCCAGAGCTGCCATCACCGGACAATAAGGAAGCCCCCAGCAGAAAACAGCCTCCAGTTAGGATCAACATGGACTCCTCAGGCagccacaaaaaaaagccaaagaGCAAGGACCCGGCTGCAGTAGACTCCGCAGGGGACTTAAGTGCAGAGGCCTGTGGTTGGTTCGCATTGGAAGAGGAGGCAAGAGGTCCACCCAACCCGGGTGTGCTGAGTTTCGTCAATATTGACTCCTATGAGCCGGAGAGCAGCGAAGGAGAGGACGAGCTGGAAATGTCCATTGGGCTGCAGAACCAAGGGTCTGACTCCCTCTCTGAGCGCTTGCATTCATTTGTCTGGACTACATCGCAGGGGGCAGAATGCACTTACCTGGAGAGGCAGTCTGAAAGAAACGACACACAGACCGCTGAAGCAGCAGAATTTTGCCTGACAAAATGTGCTAATGGAAAAACTGACTGCACATCTGGTGGAGACATCAGGCCAGATGAATTTGAGGCGCATACAGCCAGATCCTCAGGCCCGGACGTCCTTAGAGGTGCAGAGAGCACGTCCACCACATCCAGCTCAGGGAATCCTGGAGCAGAGATGGTGGTGAGGTCCAAAATCCGCAAGCAGACGAACGAAACGCGGCGCGAGAAGAGACGCTCGCGCCAGGCAGATGTCGCTGCTGGCAGAGCGGGCAGCAAAGGGGAGAGTGATTCTGCCGCGTCACTCTTCCTGACACAGGAAAGGCTGAGTACGTTCCTGTCTTCTGACCTCCCGCACTTATGCGGCGGGGAAGAGCTTCAGGAAAACAATGGGGGGAGCAGCACAGCGcagccgagagagagagatgacctCTGGCAGGGCCTGGATGACTTCACCGCAAAGTGTGGTGTAGCCAGGCAGGACGAAGACAG CTCGGAGTGCAGCGAGGGTGAATGGTCGTCCTTATGGATGTCCGACTCTGGAGCAGACAAGGAGCGGCGTTCCAGCGAGGAGAGCTGGGAGACTCTGCCAGACCTGGGGGAGCTGCCGAGTAACCGCGCTAGCAGTCCTGAGGACCCTGGGCAGCTGCGCCTCACCCCAGG GGAGCAAACTCCCCTGGAAGAGGGCGAGGTCCCTTGGGTGATGTACAGTGAGGAGGCAGCCAGCAGCAGCGATGAGGACCTGGACAGCATGAGTCACTTTGTACACCCTGGTCTCTTCATCCTGGACAGTAATAACAATGTGGAAGACGACTCCAGCGTCAGCGAAGACCTGGACACGGAGTGGAG GCTGTTGGATGACTTTGGTGAATATTTTGGGATGGCCCAGGCCATCTCTTATGTGGACCCTGAGCTGCTCACGTACATGGCTCTGGAGGAAAGGCTTGCACAAGCCATGGAG GCAGCACTTGCCCACCTGGAGTCCCTGTCCATAGATGTGGAGCAGGCCCACCCCCCAGCTTCTGAACAAATCATTGAGTGCCTGCCCCAAATAACTGTTCAGGAGGACCAGAGCG gacaGGAGCAGTGCTGTGCCATCTGCTGCTGTGAGTACGTGAGTGATGAGATTGCAACACAGCTGCCGTGCCACCACATGTTCCACAAGCTCTGCGTGACACTCTGGCTCAGAAAG TCTGGGACATGTCCAGTGTGCCGCTTCGTACTGACCCCTGCCCTGACTGAACCCCCTGTCCACACGTCCCTGATTTCAGAGCAGGACAGCCCACCATCTAGTCACAATGCTACTGGAGCGCGATGA
- the pja2 gene encoding E3 ubiquitin-protein ligase Praja-2 isoform X3, protein MGQEAGKSAWTKPAGGYQTITGRRYGRRHAYVSFRPNTSKHRNPSNEDWQELRMNSVSAEPPISRNGNISSMLQAIFPVSPNSVHPELPSPDNKEAPSRKQPPVRINMDSSGSHKKKPKSKDPAAVDSAGDLSAEACGWFALEEEARGPPNPGVLSFVNIDSYEPESSEGEDELEMSIGLQNQGSDSLSERLHSFVWTTSQGAECTYLERQSERNDTQTAEAAEFCLTKCANGKTDCTSGGDIRPDEFEAHTARSSGPDVLRGAESTSTTSSSGNPGAEMVVRSKIRKQTNETRREKRRSRQADVAAGRAGSKGESDSAASLFLTQERLSTFLSSDLPHLCGGEELQENNGGSSTAQPRERDDLWQGLDDFTAKCGVARQDEDSSECSEGEWSSLWMSDSGADKERRSSEESWETLPDLGELPSNRASSPEDPGQLRLTPGCVFLLREQTPLEEGEVPWVMYSEEAASSSDEDLDSMSHFVHPGLFILDSNNNVEDDSSVSEDLDTEWRLLDDFGEYFGMAQAISYVDPELLTYMALEERLAQAMEAALAHLESLSIDVEQAHPPASEQIIECLPQITVQEDQSGQEQCCAICCCEYVSDEIATQLPCHHMFHKLCVTLWLRKSGTCPVCRFVLTPALTEPPVHTSLISEQDSPPSSHNATGAR, encoded by the exons CACGGAACGGAAACATCTCCTCCATGCTGCAGGCCATCTTCCCTGTCTCTCCAAACTCTGTACATCCAGAGCTGCCATCACCGGACAATAAGGAAGCCCCCAGCAGAAAACAGCCTCCAGTTAGGATCAACATGGACTCCTCAGGCagccacaaaaaaaagccaaagaGCAAGGACCCGGCTGCAGTAGACTCCGCAGGGGACTTAAGTGCAGAGGCCTGTGGTTGGTTCGCATTGGAAGAGGAGGCAAGAGGTCCACCCAACCCGGGTGTGCTGAGTTTCGTCAATATTGACTCCTATGAGCCGGAGAGCAGCGAAGGAGAGGACGAGCTGGAAATGTCCATTGGGCTGCAGAACCAAGGGTCTGACTCCCTCTCTGAGCGCTTGCATTCATTTGTCTGGACTACATCGCAGGGGGCAGAATGCACTTACCTGGAGAGGCAGTCTGAAAGAAACGACACACAGACCGCTGAAGCAGCAGAATTTTGCCTGACAAAATGTGCTAATGGAAAAACTGACTGCACATCTGGTGGAGACATCAGGCCAGATGAATTTGAGGCGCATACAGCCAGATCCTCAGGCCCGGACGTCCTTAGAGGTGCAGAGAGCACGTCCACCACATCCAGCTCAGGGAATCCTGGAGCAGAGATGGTGGTGAGGTCCAAAATCCGCAAGCAGACGAACGAAACGCGGCGCGAGAAGAGACGCTCGCGCCAGGCAGATGTCGCTGCTGGCAGAGCGGGCAGCAAAGGGGAGAGTGATTCTGCCGCGTCACTCTTCCTGACACAGGAAAGGCTGAGTACGTTCCTGTCTTCTGACCTCCCGCACTTATGCGGCGGGGAAGAGCTTCAGGAAAACAATGGGGGGAGCAGCACAGCGcagccgagagagagagatgacctCTGGCAGGGCCTGGATGACTTCACCGCAAAGTGTGGTGTAGCCAGGCAGGACGAAGACAG CTCGGAGTGCAGCGAGGGTGAATGGTCGTCCTTATGGATGTCCGACTCTGGAGCAGACAAGGAGCGGCGTTCCAGCGAGGAGAGCTGGGAGACTCTGCCAGACCTGGGGGAGCTGCCGAGTAACCGCGCTAGCAGTCCTGAGGACCCTGGGCAGCTGCGCCTCACCCCAGG CTGTGTTTTTCTGCTTAGGGAGCAAACTCCCCTGGAAGAGGGCGAGGTCCCTTGGGTGATGTACAGTGAGGAGGCAGCCAGCAGCAGCGATGAGGACCTGGACAGCATGAGTCACTTTGTACACCCTGGTCTCTTCATCCTGGACAGTAATAACAATGTGGAAGACGACTCCAGCGTCAGCGAAGACCTGGACACGGAGTGGAG GCTGTTGGATGACTTTGGTGAATATTTTGGGATGGCCCAGGCCATCTCTTATGTGGACCCTGAGCTGCTCACGTACATGGCTCTGGAGGAAAGGCTTGCACAAGCCATGGAG GCAGCACTTGCCCACCTGGAGTCCCTGTCCATAGATGTGGAGCAGGCCCACCCCCCAGCTTCTGAACAAATCATTGAGTGCCTGCCCCAAATAACTGTTCAGGAGGACCAGAGCG gacaGGAGCAGTGCTGTGCCATCTGCTGCTGTGAGTACGTGAGTGATGAGATTGCAACACAGCTGCCGTGCCACCACATGTTCCACAAGCTCTGCGTGACACTCTGGCTCAGAAAG TCTGGGACATGTCCAGTGTGCCGCTTCGTACTGACCCCTGCCCTGACTGAACCCCCTGTCCACACGTCCCTGATTTCAGAGCAGGACAGCCCACCATCTAGTCACAATGCTACTGGAGCGCGATGA
- the pja2 gene encoding E3 ubiquitin-protein ligase Praja-2 isoform X4 translates to MCVTKGGGSAVRSSESGRRSWVRKQASLLGPNQLADIKPSQEGAAYEPEDHKVTARNGNISSMLQAIFPVSPNSVHPELPSPDNKEAPSRKQPPVRINMDSSGSHKKKPKSKDPAAVDSAGDLSAEACGWFALEEEARGPPNPGVLSFVNIDSYEPESSEGEDELEMSIGLQNQGSDSLSERLHSFVWTTSQGAECTYLERQSERNDTQTAEAAEFCLTKCANGKTDCTSGGDIRPDEFEAHTARSSGPDVLRGAESTSTTSSSGNPGAEMVVRSKIRKQTNETRREKRRSRQADVAAGRAGSKGESDSAASLFLTQERLSTFLSSDLPHLCGGEELQENNGGSSTAQPRERDDLWQGLDDFTAKCGVARQDEDSSECSEGEWSSLWMSDSGADKERRSSEESWETLPDLGELPSNRASSPEDPGQLRLTPGCVFLLREQTPLEEGEVPWVMYSEEAASSSDEDLDSMSHFVHPGLFILDSNNNVEDDSSVSEDLDTEWRLLDDFGEYFGMAQAISYVDPELLTYMALEERLAQAMEAALAHLESLSIDVEQAHPPASEQIIECLPQITVQEDQSGQEQCCAICCCEYVSDEIATQLPCHHMFHKLCVTLWLRKSGTCPVCRFVLTPALTEPPVHTSLISEQDSPPSSHNATGAR, encoded by the exons ctgcatatgaaccagaagatcacaaagtcacag CACGGAACGGAAACATCTCCTCCATGCTGCAGGCCATCTTCCCTGTCTCTCCAAACTCTGTACATCCAGAGCTGCCATCACCGGACAATAAGGAAGCCCCCAGCAGAAAACAGCCTCCAGTTAGGATCAACATGGACTCCTCAGGCagccacaaaaaaaagccaaagaGCAAGGACCCGGCTGCAGTAGACTCCGCAGGGGACTTAAGTGCAGAGGCCTGTGGTTGGTTCGCATTGGAAGAGGAGGCAAGAGGTCCACCCAACCCGGGTGTGCTGAGTTTCGTCAATATTGACTCCTATGAGCCGGAGAGCAGCGAAGGAGAGGACGAGCTGGAAATGTCCATTGGGCTGCAGAACCAAGGGTCTGACTCCCTCTCTGAGCGCTTGCATTCATTTGTCTGGACTACATCGCAGGGGGCAGAATGCACTTACCTGGAGAGGCAGTCTGAAAGAAACGACACACAGACCGCTGAAGCAGCAGAATTTTGCCTGACAAAATGTGCTAATGGAAAAACTGACTGCACATCTGGTGGAGACATCAGGCCAGATGAATTTGAGGCGCATACAGCCAGATCCTCAGGCCCGGACGTCCTTAGAGGTGCAGAGAGCACGTCCACCACATCCAGCTCAGGGAATCCTGGAGCAGAGATGGTGGTGAGGTCCAAAATCCGCAAGCAGACGAACGAAACGCGGCGCGAGAAGAGACGCTCGCGCCAGGCAGATGTCGCTGCTGGCAGAGCGGGCAGCAAAGGGGAGAGTGATTCTGCCGCGTCACTCTTCCTGACACAGGAAAGGCTGAGTACGTTCCTGTCTTCTGACCTCCCGCACTTATGCGGCGGGGAAGAGCTTCAGGAAAACAATGGGGGGAGCAGCACAGCGcagccgagagagagagatgacctCTGGCAGGGCCTGGATGACTTCACCGCAAAGTGTGGTGTAGCCAGGCAGGACGAAGACAG CTCGGAGTGCAGCGAGGGTGAATGGTCGTCCTTATGGATGTCCGACTCTGGAGCAGACAAGGAGCGGCGTTCCAGCGAGGAGAGCTGGGAGACTCTGCCAGACCTGGGGGAGCTGCCGAGTAACCGCGCTAGCAGTCCTGAGGACCCTGGGCAGCTGCGCCTCACCCCAGG CTGTGTTTTTCTGCTTAGGGAGCAAACTCCCCTGGAAGAGGGCGAGGTCCCTTGGGTGATGTACAGTGAGGAGGCAGCCAGCAGCAGCGATGAGGACCTGGACAGCATGAGTCACTTTGTACACCCTGGTCTCTTCATCCTGGACAGTAATAACAATGTGGAAGACGACTCCAGCGTCAGCGAAGACCTGGACACGGAGTGGAG GCTGTTGGATGACTTTGGTGAATATTTTGGGATGGCCCAGGCCATCTCTTATGTGGACCCTGAGCTGCTCACGTACATGGCTCTGGAGGAAAGGCTTGCACAAGCCATGGAG GCAGCACTTGCCCACCTGGAGTCCCTGTCCATAGATGTGGAGCAGGCCCACCCCCCAGCTTCTGAACAAATCATTGAGTGCCTGCCCCAAATAACTGTTCAGGAGGACCAGAGCG gacaGGAGCAGTGCTGTGCCATCTGCTGCTGTGAGTACGTGAGTGATGAGATTGCAACACAGCTGCCGTGCCACCACATGTTCCACAAGCTCTGCGTGACACTCTGGCTCAGAAAG TCTGGGACATGTCCAGTGTGCCGCTTCGTACTGACCCCTGCCCTGACTGAACCCCCTGTCCACACGTCCCTGATTTCAGAGCAGGACAGCCCACCATCTAGTCACAATGCTACTGGAGCGCGATGA